TTGACCGTCTCTCTTTGTGCTTTGAGGAACCCCGGCAAACAGGTACGTCCGCAGGCCGGACGCGCCGCTATATGAGGAATTGGAAAAGATCGGGCTTGTCGTTTAGATATTCGTAGACGATGTTGTGCTGCTTCATTCGCTTGACAAGCGGCGCGAAATCCTCCGCGTGGCGCAGCTCGATCCCCACCACCGCGGGACCGCGTTCGCGCGAGTTTTTCTTGGAATACTGGAAGTGCGTGATGTCGTCGTCTGGGCCGAGCACCCGCTCAAGAAATTCGCGCAGCGCGCCCGCCCTCTGCGGGAAGCGCAGGATGAAATAATGCTTCAGCCCCTGGTGGAGCTGCGAGCGTTCCTTGATCTCCTCCATACGCGTTATGTCGTTGTTGCTGCCGCTGATGACGCAGACGACGTTCTTGCCGCGGATATCATCTTTTATATATTCAAGCGCGGAGACTGATACGGCTCCCGCGGGTTCAACGACGATGGCGCTCTCATTATAGAGGCTCAATATCGTCGTGCAGATCTGCCCCTCAGGCACCTGAACGAGGCGGTCCACCACCTCGCGGCAGATGTCAAAGGTGATGTCCCCCGCCTTGCGCACCGCGATGCCGTCCGCGAAGGTGTCTATTTCGGACAGCTCGACCGGCTCTCCCGCGTCAAAGGCCGCCTTCATCGAGGCCGTGCCGGTGGATTCCACGCCGACGACGCAGGTCTCCGGGCTGAGGCTCTTGAAGACGCTGCCGACTCCCGCCATCAGCCCGCCGCCGCCGATCGGCAGCAGGATATAGTGAAAGTCTCCGAATGCCTCGTTGAGAATATCGAGGGCCAGCGTAGCCTGCCCTTCGATTATCTGCGGATCGTTGAAGGGGTGGATGAAGGTGCCGTTCTGCGACTCGCACCAGGCGACCGCCTCGCTGCAGGCGTCGTCGTAGGTGTCGCCCGTCAGCACGATGTTTATATTATCCTTGCCGAACATCTTTACCTGGTTTATCTTCTGTTTCGGCGTCGGTTTCGGCATAAAAATGGTCCCCTGGATGTCAAGCTTGTTGCAGGCGAGGGCGACCCCCTGCGCGTGGTTGCCCGCCGAGGCGCAGACGACGCCGCGCGCGAGCTCCTCCTGCGAAAGCCCGGATATCTTGTTATAGGCGCCGCGTATCTTATAAGAACGGACGATCTGCATATCCTCGCGCTTGAGCCAGATATTGGCTCCATACCGTTCGGACAACTGGATGTTCAGCATAAGCGGCGTATTTACCACTACGCCGCTTATGCGCTGCTTTGCTTTCTGAATATCGTGAAGCTGAGGCCGGTAGTCTGACATCTTAAGACCCTAAAGCCTTACGTTGATGATCGCCGTGACGCCCACGCCCTTGACGCGGCGGAAACGCTGGATCGGGTTGAGCGAATCTATCGGGATCAGCGCCGTCGCGCGGACGCTGCTGAATTCTCCCTCAAGCTGTGCCACCGCCTTGGTACGGTCGATGGCGTCCTTGGTCGTAGCGCCGACCTGGGCGGCGCCAATACGCGTGCCGTCGCCGATCGAGACGATAGGCACCACCTTT
The window above is part of the Cloacibacillus evryensis DSM 19522 genome. Proteins encoded here:
- the ilvA gene encoding threonine ammonia-lyase IlvA — encoded protein: MSDYRPQLHDIQKAKQRISGVVVNTPLMLNIQLSERYGANIWLKREDMQIVRSYKIRGAYNKISGLSQEELARGVVCASAGNHAQGVALACNKLDIQGTIFMPKPTPKQKINQVKMFGKDNINIVLTGDTYDDACSEAVAWCESQNGTFIHPFNDPQIIEGQATLALDILNEAFGDFHYILLPIGGGGLMAGVGSVFKSLSPETCVVGVESTGTASMKAAFDAGEPVELSEIDTFADGIAVRKAGDITFDICREVVDRLVQVPEGQICTTILSLYNESAIVVEPAGAVSVSALEYIKDDIRGKNVVCVISGSNNDITRMEEIKERSQLHQGLKHYFILRFPQRAGALREFLERVLGPDDDITHFQYSKKNSRERGPAVVGIELRHAEDFAPLVKRMKQHNIVYEYLNDKPDLFQFLI